In Virgibacillus sp. NKC19-16, a single genomic region encodes these proteins:
- a CDS encoding quaternary amine ABC transporter ATP-binding protein codes for MSKIKVDRLTKIFGRRPKQAVKYLDENKSKDEILELTGMTVGVNQATFDVQDGEVFVIMGLSGSGKSTLVRMLNRLIEPTSGDVWFDDENITEMNKEQLREVRRKKMSMVFQNFALLPHKSILKNAEYGLEIQGIDKEEREKKAREALELVGLGGYLEKYPNELSGGMQQRVGLARALANDPEILLMDEAFSALDPLIRKDMQDELMDLQQSVQKTIIFITHDLDEALRIGDRIALMKDGAIVQIGTAEEILMDPADDYVSRFVQDVNLANVFTASHVMKRAETVTVDRGPNVALRLMKENGVSTIYVVDKKQKLLGYVTADQAASAAKESKGLEDILTSDIPTVNPDTLLGDIFEPMADDKAPLSVVDDSGKLVGIVVRGAIIGALAGDDKVLNGNGGEE; via the coding sequence ATGAGTAAAATAAAGGTAGACCGATTAACGAAAATTTTCGGCAGGCGTCCGAAACAAGCTGTCAAATACCTAGATGAAAATAAATCAAAGGATGAAATTCTGGAGTTAACTGGGATGACAGTGGGTGTTAATCAAGCTACATTCGATGTTCAGGATGGCGAAGTCTTTGTGATCATGGGCCTATCTGGCAGTGGTAAATCTACACTCGTTCGTATGCTGAACCGTTTGATCGAGCCAACCTCTGGTGATGTTTGGTTTGATGATGAAAACATAACAGAAATGAATAAGGAGCAACTTCGAGAAGTTCGAAGGAAAAAAATGAGCATGGTTTTCCAGAACTTTGCTTTGTTGCCGCATAAATCGATTCTTAAGAACGCTGAATACGGTTTGGAAATCCAGGGAATTGATAAAGAGGAACGGGAAAAGAAGGCTCGTGAAGCGCTTGAACTAGTTGGTCTCGGCGGCTATTTGGAGAAGTATCCAAATGAGCTTTCCGGCGGTATGCAACAGCGGGTCGGTCTGGCAAGAGCTCTAGCCAATGATCCGGAAATCCTTCTCATGGACGAGGCGTTCAGTGCACTGGATCCGTTAATCCGAAAAGATATGCAGGATGAATTGATGGATTTGCAGCAATCCGTACAAAAAACCATCATCTTTATTACACACGATTTGGATGAAGCACTTCGGATCGGTGACAGGATTGCCCTGATGAAAGATGGTGCCATTGTACAGATTGGTACAGCCGAAGAGATTTTAATGGATCCTGCCGATGATTATGTTAGTCGCTTCGTTCAAGATGTCAATCTTGCCAATGTATTCACAGCGAGTCATGTGATGAAGCGTGCTGAAACAGTGACGGTTGACAGGGGCCCAAATGTTGCCCTCAGGTTAATGAAAGAAAATGGTGTCTCCACGATTTATGTGGTTGATAAAAAACAGAAGTTGCTCGGTTATGTAACGGCAGACCAGGCAGCATCTGCAGCTAAAGAAAGTAAAGGCCTGGAAGATATTCTTACATCCGATATCCCGACTGTAAACCCGGACACATTACTTGGTGATATATTTGAACCGATGGCTGATGACAAAGCGCCACTGTCCGTTGTAGATGATTCGGGCAAGTTGGTTGGGATTGTTGTCAGAGGGGCAATTATCGGTGCTCTCGCCGGGGATGATAAGGTATTGAACGGAAATGGGGGTGAAGAATAA
- a CDS encoding glycine betaine ABC transporter substrate-binding protein: MTKKFRLLGLAAALVLVMVLAACGGGGSEEGSDSDSGDSDNSDGGESSNSSVELGETDLNLTYVAWAGALVRTPLVQQVLEEVGYNVETTQVEAGAMWSSVAQDDASFMTASWLPTTHGSYWEEYQDDLEPIGEFVAQAPLSLTVPSYMEDVNSIEDLQGNEELGEALDWTITGIDAGAGVMQSTETAIEEYGLENWELQASSEAAMLSELQTRIENEEPIVIPGWKPHWMFAELDLKMLEDPQEIYGGEGDRIEAIAHTSFQEDSPAAYEVVQRITEDYDTEMENELLVAVNNGTAEDEAASQFLEENPDLLEKWTEGIGE, encoded by the coding sequence ATGACTAAGAAATTTAGATTATTAGGCTTAGCTGCAGCGCTTGTGCTTGTTATGGTACTGGCAGCATGTGGCGGCGGAGGCAGTGAAGAGGGAAGTGACAGCGACTCCGGAGACAGTGACAACAGCGACGGCGGTGAAAGCAGTAATAGCAGCGTTGAACTTGGTGAAACAGATCTTAATTTAACTTACGTTGCTTGGGCAGGGGCGTTGGTACGTACGCCTTTAGTTCAACAGGTACTTGAAGAAGTTGGCTACAATGTCGAAACCACACAGGTTGAAGCAGGTGCGATGTGGTCAAGTGTTGCCCAGGATGATGCGTCGTTTATGACCGCTTCATGGCTCCCAACTACACACGGTAGCTATTGGGAAGAGTATCAGGATGATCTGGAACCAATCGGTGAATTCGTAGCGCAGGCACCGCTGTCTTTGACAGTTCCATCCTACATGGAAGATGTTAACTCTATTGAAGATCTTCAAGGTAACGAAGAACTGGGTGAAGCACTTGATTGGACAATAACAGGTATTGATGCAGGTGCTGGTGTTATGCAGAGTACCGAAACTGCTATAGAAGAATATGGACTGGAAAACTGGGAACTTCAGGCAAGTTCTGAAGCAGCTATGTTGTCTGAACTACAGACAAGGATTGAAAATGAAGAGCCAATTGTTATTCCAGGTTGGAAACCACATTGGATGTTTGCAGAACTGGATCTGAAAATGCTTGAAGACCCTCAAGAAATCTATGGTGGTGAAGGTGACCGTATCGAAGCTATAGCACATACAAGCTTCCAGGAAGACTCACCAGCAGCATATGAAGTTGTGCAGCGTATTACAGAAGATTACGATACGGAAATGGAGAACGAGTTGCTCGTAGCGGTTAATAATGGTACAGCTGAAGACGAAGCAGCAAGCCAATTCCTTGAAGAGAATCCTGACCTTCTTGAAAAATGGACAGAAGGCATTGGTGAATAA
- a CDS encoding ABC transporter permease, whose product MDERAGTFLPKLPLAEWVEAFVDFLTSSFGAVFDAITAVIGFITENFVVVLELVPPILLIVVVALLAWWIVNWKLGLFALVGLGLINNLGYWPETLETVALVIVSVVASMIIGIPVGIWMSQKKSVETVITPILDFMQTMPAFVYLIPAVVFFSLGMVPGVVATIIFSMPPTVRLTNLGIRQVDQELIEASNAFGSSTGQRLGKVQIPLAMPSIMAGINQTIMLSLSMVVIASMVGAPGLGTVVYRAVTQVAIGPGFEGGLSLVIVAMLLDRITKGAVKN is encoded by the coding sequence ATGGATGAAAGAGCAGGAACATTTCTCCCCAAACTTCCGTTAGCAGAATGGGTGGAAGCATTTGTTGACTTTTTGACGTCTTCGTTCGGGGCAGTATTTGATGCTATCACTGCAGTAATTGGATTCATTACGGAGAATTTTGTAGTAGTGCTTGAGTTAGTCCCACCGATTTTGCTAATTGTAGTTGTAGCACTTCTGGCATGGTGGATTGTAAATTGGAAACTTGGACTTTTTGCACTTGTTGGTCTTGGCCTTATCAACAATCTTGGCTATTGGCCGGAAACACTGGAGACGGTAGCACTTGTTATTGTCTCGGTTGTCGCGTCGATGATTATCGGAATTCCGGTTGGTATTTGGATGTCTCAGAAAAAATCCGTCGAGACGGTGATTACACCGATTCTGGATTTCATGCAGACGATGCCAGCATTTGTTTATTTGATTCCGGCGGTCGTCTTCTTCAGCCTTGGCATGGTGCCTGGTGTTGTAGCTACTATTATATTCTCCATGCCGCCTACTGTAAGGCTCACAAACCTCGGTATCCGGCAGGTGGATCAGGAACTTATTGAAGCATCCAATGCATTTGGTTCATCAACCGGTCAGAGACTGGGGAAAGTGCAAATACCACTTGCTATGCCATCAATCATGGCAGGTATTAACCAGACAATCATGCTTTCACTATCGATGGTTGTCATCGCTTCAATGGTTGGGGCTCCCGGTCTTGGTACAGTTGTATACAGAGCTGTTACACAGGTTGCGATCGGACCAGGATTTGAAGGTGGCCTGTCCCTTGTTATCGTTGCGATGTTACTTGACCGCATTACAAAAGGGGCAGTTAAAAATTAA